The DNA region GAGTCATTCACGCCATCGCCAATGAAAGCCACTAACGAGCGAGTCTTCTTCTGGTTATCACTTGGAGAGGATTCTTGGATCTGGCGGACGAAATCGGCTTTACCAGCTGGTAGGACATTGGCCATGACGTTTGAGCGCGGGATGCCAACCATGTCTGCGACGGCGGTTGCAGTGGTGTGGTTATCGCCTGTGCACATGTAGACGTTGACGCGGCGCTTTTGGAGGTCGGAGATTACTTGTGCGGCTTCGGGGCGGATGAGGTCGGAGACCGCGAAGACGAGGACGGGGATGAATGGGGTCTTTTCAAAGGAGTTGGGTTTGGTTTTGCGGATGGAGAGGATAGCGGTTGATTTTCCGGCGGATTGGTATTTGGAGAGGAGGGTTGAGATGTAGTATGTGTCTGTGACTGGGGAGGCTAGTTCGTGGAGGAGACGCTCGTTGCCGATTGCTGCTTCGTATTGGATGGGGTCTTTGGTTTCGAGAGTCGACACTGTGAAGACGCCTTTCATTCCCTTTCCGGAGAGTTCCTGGATTTCAGAAGACTGCACGAAGACAGCTGGCTTGCCATTGCAGAATTCCATGATCGCACGCGCAATCGGATGGTTGCTGCTTTCCTCCAGCTTCTTTGCGAGCGTCCAGGCAACTTGCATTTCCGCTGAATCGTTGGTGTTCGAAAGGACCTCGTGTTCAGATACTTTTAAACTACCTCCCTCAGTAAGAGTTCCAGTCTTGTCAAAGACAATGGCATCGAGACGACTTGCTTCCTGAAACGCCTCGCCTCCACCTTTGACCAGGATACCATGCCTAGCAGCGAGACCTCCACCAACAAAAAGTGCCGTAGGAGCGGCAAGCGCCAGACCACAAGGACAAGCAACAACAAACACTGCAATCGCAAACTCCAAGCTCCAAAAGGTCCATCCACCGCGAGAAACGTCCAGATAATCATCGGGCAAAGCACCAGAAAGTCCAAGTGAGAGCCAGATGAGGAAAGTCAAAATAGCAATGAGCGTGATAATCGGCACGAAATGGGAGGTAAGCAAGTCCGCAACTCTTTCCAACGGTGCACGTCGACTCTGGCCCTCGCGTACCACGGAGATAATCTGGTCAAGCATCGACGAGCCTCCGATGGCAGAGACCTGGATCTGCACTGGCTGGCCTACGTTGACTGATCCTGTATAAACTTGGTCACCTGCAGCCTTCTTGACAGGCTTTGATTCGCCGGTGAGGGAGCTTTCGTCGAATTGGTAAGTTCCTGTCGTGTTTGCGACGGTGCCATCAGCTGGCGGGGAAGCGCCATGAGGAATGCTGACAATGTCACCGATATCAAGCAAGTCGACGTTGATATGTCGGATGACCTCGGTTTTTTCATCGTCTGGTGTTACTGAACGCTCGACAAGTAGCGCTTCTGGCGGTCTCAGCTTGCCCAAAGATGCAACTGCGTCTCCCGTTTTCGCTTTGCTGTAAGCTTCCATGAAGCGACCAGCAAGGATAAACAGGGTAAGGAATACAACCGTGTCGAAATATGTCGAACTATGCGTTTGAGATGACTTGTTGGTGCCCACCGcagcatcaacaatgagAACAGCCAAAGAAGCAAGATAAGCAACCGTGGTTCCTGCGGAAATCAACAAGTTCATGCTACCAAAGCGGCAGAAACGGCGTAGAAAAGGAACCCGGCTACCAGGACGCCATAGGGCATGAATCTCCTTCATCGCTCGAACGTGGAATATGTCCGTGCCGTAGAACATGACCGGTGTTGTCATGATGAAAAGCGACCATTCCATGCGAGATGCGCTACCTGCCCAGATTGGTTGCTCCAGGTACATTCGAGTAGGGTTGTTGGAAGATACGAGGCTCATGAACACCACCCCAATCAAAAAAGTCGGGATTGTGACGGTGAATACAAACAGAAGGCGGCATAGCAGTCGACGTCGCTCGTGTAGCTGGATTGCGCGCGAACGGTCTTCAACGCTTGGCGGGTGGTGGACACTCGCCTTGAAAGCATCGTGTGCGGAGTCGATGGTCGAAAGCAGTTCCCGAACGGTGAAGGACGATGGACTAGGAGTGTAGGTAAGTTTCAGAATGGGGTTTCTGATGGACAACGGTTCCTCAATCACAACGTCCGTAAGCCTGTCCAAAGAGCCAAGGACTCTTTCCGGACAGTGGTGACAAAACATGCCGTCCACATGAATAGAGACCGTTCTCGGTTTGCTCTCGTCGTTGTCGTCTTTCTGTGCAGCCAGAGGGTGGACACTGGTCAATGAAGCATCGAAGCCAATGTCTTCAACCTTCTCCACGATGGAATTGGCCTTGTCTTCTCCTTCAAACTCAACCACGCCACTGTGTGACAAGAGATTCACAGAAACATGAGTGACAAAGGGAAGCTCCTCGATCGCACCAGTGACTGTTCCCACACAGGATCCGCAAGTCATGCCGGTGATAGCAATCTCTGCAACGAAGGCATTCGGTGCACGACTAGACTGGATAACTGCATTGACTTCATCAAGAGACGCTTCGAAGCCAATGTCCTCAATCTGATCGATGACTTTGTCAATGTTCGACTTTGGGCCGGTGTAGACCAGCATGGCGCTGTTGGTGAGTAGGTTGACGACGACATCCTTGATGAATTCAAGTTGCTTGACCTCGTTCGTGACTGTGTTGACGCATGACGCACAGCTCATGCCTCCAATGCTGATGCGGGCATTGAATTCCTCGTCCATATGCTGAGGCGCCGACAGCGATGCAGGGTCCAGTGGCTGCACGGGCTCCATGGCCACCGGGGAAGCTCCTGGGACGAGACTCTCAACGTCGGAGCCTTCCCTTTTGTAGTCAGGGCAAAACGAGTTGCGGTTACTAGCAGCCAGCGGAGAAATACAACTGCTTTCACGCCGAAACAAGCCATTCTTTTCTGGACGGGGCGACCAAGAAAGGCGATCCTGATTCTCCTTTCTGCACGCATCACAATTGGCGATGTGTTGCTTGTTCTTCAGAGGCAGTTTGGGATACGAAGCCCGCACCGACGAGAATAGAATCGAATCGCGGGGGAGCAACAAAGTGGTGTCGATTTCCGAAACGACGGAGCCTTCAATGTCGTCGTAGGTCGTGACATAGTGGACTTCAAAAGCGGCCTGAATCAACGCCGTGGCCAACCTGGACGCACCTACTTCCACGCCGTGTCGCACGTGTACCTCGTGGGTAAGGATGTTGACCTCCACGCCCCTCACGGCGGGTATGTCAGAAAGGATGTCGTTGATGTAGGCGACACAGGAGGAGCAGTGGACGTTGCTGACGAAAAAGGTGCTACGGAGACATCTGGGTTCGTGTACGGGGAAGTGAGGCCCGAAAGCTCCAAGCACCCCGTTGTTTTTGTCCTCCATGGTTGTACAACCTGCCCTTGAGACTTGGGATGCTGCTGTTCCGGGGAATGGTCCGGGATTTGGTTGTCTTGACCAGCAAGACTAaccgacgacgacgatgcgTCGTGATTGTTTTGATAAGGATCGATGAGCGATAGATGAAGGACTGAATAATGAGATAGAACCAATATTGGTCCAGAAGTTGTGGTTGTAACGTAGTAGGAAGGGCTAACTATGACCTTACGTCCTTGCCGTAGAAACCACAGTGGGAAAATTGCACTAAAAAGAGGGAAGGAGAATAAGAAAAATTCTTAAgcagaggaaaagaaagaaagtaAAGAAAGTAAAGGAGTGGAATGGAAAAGAAAGCGAGTTTAACGATGGACCAGCATCTATGAGAGATTTGTGCGTGAAAAGATCCAGAATGCCAGACTTTCCACGCACAAATATCGCATTCCTTATGACTGTCCACCATGACGCCCAAAGCAGGTCAGATTCCACAGGGCTGATGATCGTTGCTCAATGTCCAATAAGCAATTTATTTCGAATAGCTAAGGGACTCCTGTTGATCCGGACGAATGCTGTGGGATGTTGTTAGTAGTATTGGTGGCCGACCAGCGATTCGCCTACGAGGAGCACCACTCAACGCTGGACTTGTCAGTGATGAATGGCGCTGACAAGTCCAGCAGGCCCATTCATTTTCCTTGATGCGTTTGATAGACATCTTCAGGGGTTACTTCGCAGCTACAGAAAGGCGCCCGGAATTGGACTCTTCGCCGTGATTTGCCATCCGCCGTCAATCCTGAAACCAATGTGGATTGGACACTGCAGTCTGCTGCCACTCAGAATATCCCTTCACGAACCAAGCTTTTTTTCGAAACGCCTCCGGAGCGCTCGGGTTtgtactttttttttttttttccttacACTTTTCTTCGCTGGTCGAGATGCAGACTGAAATTCGGAAATTCagtcaaaaaagaaaaggactGCCGGATTCGAACTCGCGGCCTCCCCGCTACACGTGACAAATCCGCTAGGCCACAGGACCAAACCCGGCAGAATCTGCAGCCGACAACATCCTCCGCTCGCCTTCCCTCACTTTTgcctctttttttctgtgCTCTCCTCCAGTTGCTCGTCGCGTGCTGTGTATCACATCCTATGGTTGCTTTACGATTGCCAGAAGAAGCAGTCTAAATCCACGAAAATAGAAAGTCCTCGCCATCTGTTCTCAATGACTGCGCGAGAGTGACGCACATCTCACTCATTGGCCGTCAGTTACTCGTTCGGGAAACACGGGCATGTACGGATCTATGCTCGTCATTGTTTGTTAGCTTTGCATTCATATCTGCGACTATATTATTTCTATCTGCACGCGCTTTGACATCGACTTCACACCATGTCAGCCAGACCAGGCATGCGGGCACCCATGCCCTCCCGCGCCGGGTCCAGGGCTCCTGTCGGCCGTCTGGCCAGTCTCAAACCTACCAATCCAACGCCTATCAGACGTCCGCAGCCAATAGCACGTCCGCAGCCGACCAAACCAACAACTCACCCCAAGACATCAACTTGTCCTAATCCCGGCTGTCCTGCACCTCATATCGTCGAGGATGACGGACAGAAAGTTTGCTCCGGATGTGGTACTGTTATCAGCGATGCAAACATCGTCTCCGAAGTCACCTTCGGAGAGACTTCGTCTGGTGCAGCAATGGTCCAGGGTACCTTCGTCGGAGAGGACCAGTCCCATGTCCGTAGTTATGGGCCCGGATTCCAGCGTGGGGGTAATATGGAAAGTCGAGAAATCACGGAACAGAACGGCAATCGATATATCAACCAATTGTCTCGTGCACTGATTATTCCTGAGAGTGCCGCCAAGGCCGCTGGCCAGGTCTTCAAGCTTGCCGTCGGGTTGAATTTTATTCAGGGTCGACGGACGAAAACCGTGGCAGCAGTGTGTCTGTACATTGCCTGTCGTCGACAGGATGGGAATACCACTATGTTGATCGATTTCGCTGACGTACTGATGATTAACGTCTTCAAACTCGGTAGAACTTACAAAGCTCTGTTGGAAGAGCTGCGAATCGGGGGTAATGTTTTCCTAATGAATCCGATCGATCCGGAGAGTTTGATCTATCGATTTGCCAAACAACTCGAATTCGGATCTGCCACGATGCAAGTGGCTAGTGAAGCAATCCGCATTGTGCAGCGTATGAACCGTGATTGGATGACTACCGGTCGACGACCGGCTGGTGTCTGCGGTGCAGCTTTAATCCTGGCCGCCAGAATGAACAACTTCCGCCGGACGGTCCGTGAAGTTGTCTATGTGGTGAAAGTTACTGAAATCACCATTAGTCAACGGTTGAACGAGTTCAGTTCTACCGAGAGTGGAGAGCTGACAGTCGATCAATTCCGGTCGGTGCAGCTGGAGAACGCACATGATCCGCCATCCTTTACGAGAGCAAGAGAGGGCAGGAAACCAGGTCGGAGAATTAAGCGCAAAGCCCCAGAAACAGCAGCGGAgattgaggatgatgaataCGAGGAGCCGCCGGAAAGACGCGTCGATGCTGATGGCTTTGCCATTCCTAGCCTTCCTATTGATCCTGCCCTGAGAAATGCGGCTACCGGCCGGCGACAATCAGCCTCATCTGCTGTCAGCGACGTTTCTGAGGCTGGAGAAGAGTCATTGACTTCCAAGCCCGGTCAAACGAAAGGCTCAAAGCCGAAAAGCGTTCCCTTTCAGCCCAGTGCAGAACAGGTTGCATCGGAAAATGCCCTCGAAAACGAAATGACCGCCTTCCTAGCCAAGGGCTCCAGCATGGTCGAAACAGCATCACACCCCGCCCAAGGTCAAGACACAAACAGAAGATTCATCTCAGACAGCACTGAAATCGACGCCAGCGAATTCGAATCCGACCCAGAAGTGGCAAACTGCCTCCTCGCCCCCTTAGAAGTCGAAATCAAAGAACGCATCTGGGTCCACGAAAACAAAGACTACCTCCGAACCCAACAAGCCAAGGCCCTGAAACGAGCCCTGATCGAAGCCGACTCAGGCCCAGGGGTGCACAAACCTCGCAAACGCCGCCGCGGCCGGATGGGTGATGTCACGTACCTCGAAGGCGAGGGcgaagatggagatggacGGAGCACACGCGCTTCAACGCCAGCAGAGGCAACACGTCGGATGCTCGAGCGCAGAGGGTTCAGTAAGAAGATCAATTACCGTCTCTTGGATTCTCTCTACGGCGAAGAGGGAACTGAAACAAAGCCCGACGGCGCAAGTCGCAGCCAGAGTGTCGTGTCCGGTCGTAATGTCAGCGTCGAACCTGAACCTGCACCACCACGAACCGGAGTTTTTACTCCGTCCGCTACAGCCAAACCTACTgcttctccagctcctcgCCCTGGCCCTGCTCCTGCCCGCGCCACCGCTCCACAAGCATCAAAGCAACCCAACGAAGAAGTTCTCGGCCCTGCCAGCGGACCAAACAATAACGAAGAAGTCGTTGGCGAAGCGCCGGGGAATGAGGACGACTacgacgaggaagacgatgaggaggaagatgggGATGATGGTGTCGACGCGGCGTTCGCAGGGAACTATGGGGATTACTACGATGACAATAGTGATGGTTATGATAGTGATTGATCAGCGGGTTTTCGCTTTGAGGATTTGGTTGGAAATTGGGTTCCGGCTTAGTGGTATATCCTGATTTATATATAGAAGAGTTCGTGAGTGAAGAAGGATGTTTAGTTTATTCAACTGCCTTTTATTACACTCCAACATCACTCTACATGCTCAAGTCTCTCATCTTACACTTAAGGTGTCATCTACTCCTCATCCTTACAATTCCTTTCATTCCCTTGCGACATGATACCATGGCGCAGGTATGGACATGTCCATGACCGGAACTGATCCCGTTATGTTAGTCTCTTATGGTCTCTGGTCAGTTCGAGTTGGGCCAGTGGCTAAGGTAACAGCCCCGCATTGAAGCTATACCAAGCTAACTGAAGTTTCAGAATCACGTACGAGTCTGTATATCTTAGTGCTATCGAAGCGCAAATCCCCCTTGACCGGCTCAGCCTCCCTTATATCCTAGGGCTACGTCAGTAAAGCCAGGGAGACACTGGCATTCGCTCTGAACCCTCAAAGAAAGCTTCTCACAAGCCAGATCACCTGCTGTCCGTTACGTTGCTATGAGTCCAAGGGCACGGCTAAGCTCGCAGTCACAATGTCCTTCGAAGGTATCTCTTACGTGAAGCCCCATGTAAATGGAGCCTTGTCCCTCCGACCTCCAGACTGTTCAAACACTGGTCTAAGTGACTACAAGGTCCGACAATATCGGACGAGTGTTCTAAAACTTGTCCAAGACCCCAGATCTAACTATCCGCTCTGATGGGATGACTGCACGCTCATCACAGTCGATTGCCCCCGACACACGGTGTCCGAATCGCAAGCGAAACCGATTGGACTGGACAACGGATTTGGATGGAAGGAACGTTCCCCTATGTGAAATTGTTTTTAACACCGCACCTCCCAATTCTGGAATGAAGTTGATGGGTTGATTTAAACTTGCTAGCTTATGGTTGTTTCAGTTATAAGATCAGCCCATACCCCCAGTAATATCCTAAGAGAGGGCCTGGGGAGGAGGTCGCGGTATGGATTGAAAAGAGGACAGAAATTGCGACGATAAGTTTTGGCCGATACAAACACCTTGTTTGCCAAAGGTTCAACATaatgatgattatgatgCGGTACAAAGATATCATCCATAAAGGTCTAAGAGTACATGGCTATGACAGGAGCCGCAGAACCTTAAGTGTTTAACCATTCCAGAACTTGGGTCTTAATGTGGGCACTCGACCGAAGCGAAGATCGGTCAGGACAAGCATTATTCCACTGAGCTCGTTGAGGTTTTCTGTTCTGTATTGCACATGTCTATCCAATGGACTGGTTGggtttaaaaaaaaaatcctaACAAGGATTTCGGTCAATGAAACTTGGGCCACAGTCAAGAGCTCAGCGGGGTATCATCTTTGGGTAAGCAAGTCGAGGGCATTTTGCTGGGAAGATAATTGAAAGATACACATAATGTGTACTCCTTGCGAAAGCGCAAGTTGAATTGAAAAGCAACAGCTCCACCTGGGCAGAGCTGACCTGGATAGGTATGTCTTCAACTTCTACCACTTGGTTGAGCATCTAGGTATTAAATGCGCACAACTGTCACTGTCTTTGTACGTGCTAATGTCGGGAGTAGCTTATGGTTCCCCTGATCAGACATTGGTCTGTCACTATCGTTTTCAGCGTTCAGATATATGGAACAACTCTCGAGGCCGCATATCAATGCCCGCATTGTCAAGCGACTACAAATGATACGGAGAAGCTCAATGTCCATGTATAGCTACACCCAACCCAGGAGCAATCCCCGGTTCTATGTGTGGGAAAGACTTCAGACGGTACAAGCTACCGTAATACCTAGGACCGAGAAGTAATATGACAGGATATTAAGCGTCTCGATAGAAGATCTACCTGGATCATCCGGTGTGCCGTCTCTGAAGCTGTAGCAGTGAATCAACGCAGAAAGTGAACCAAGTCCGCAAGATCTACAACCTCGTCACTTGTGGTGGCAGAGTTCCGATAGAACATTACAGAACACATGCGGAGAGATTGGAAGGTCGTCGGGCCGGAATACTCCAAAGTCCGCTGATTGGttgaaaggaaaagagaactCTGGAATGCTCAAATCACAGAATGAACATCCTCGGCCAGAATATTTTCAACGAGCTTGGGACCTTCTCTAGTTGATTTGAGATCCATGTCTggaaatagaaaagaaacagtGAAGGCAGCAACATGGGTCGAAAAGGCAAATTATTCCTTTGTTATGGACTCTCAGTGAGTCCCAGATTTCAAGTCCTTGTTACTGTTCTGCAATTGAACTGAAATGACAATAGCATACCAAGCAGACACAATAAGAACTGCCCGTTCCAGCTGATAAATGAGATAAACTACAGTACTGGCAGTATACGACTTCTATTTTGATTCTCCATGGATTCAATCCGCTGCGACGAGAAGGTCGTTTATTCATTTCTGAAAAACTGCCGATAAAGTCCCTGCAAGAGCTGAACCTGGAACCACGGTTATTACTTTGGTATTAGTTGGCTTCGCACCAATGACGCTATGGAACAGTGCACACTCCTTCAGCTGAGCTGAAGACGTCTATGTTGATCTCTGGAGTAGATCGATGCTGATTTACTGCTTGATTGTACCAATACACACCTGTAGGCTCGTATAGTGCTGTACTGTGTTCGATCTCGGGAAAAACTCCGTGTACAGAGTAATAGAAGTAGGTAGCACTCAATGGCTTTCAGCTGGATTTGTCAAAAGCCGAACATATTAATGCCGGCTGTTCCCTCTTTTCCATTACCCTCAACACACAACATTGATTCATTATTATTCCGAATATCTACAACTTCACTCACCGTGGCTGACTTCGACAAATGTTTTATATTGAACTTCGCGGGCCCCGGCTATGTCGTCCAGCCTACTTCATTCCCTAAAGTCTCAACGATGGCTCCAAAGCCATTTTAACCGTTATTTACTCCAAAACGGACTTCAAGTTGGTCCTTTGTTTGCGATCAATAATACTACCACGGGAGTACTGGAGTTTAGTCCGTACCCAAATTTTGCTTGTTCGGTCAAGTTTCTCCCTCAAGAGAGCGAACCCGAAATTTATATTTTACAAGTTCAAGACGGTATGCTTCCCCTCCACCCTCGCCTCGCGCCTTTTGCCCTAAGACTGACATGGAACAGAAAAATTTGCGACTGGAAAACGGTATTCTGGTCTTGACTGGTGACTGATCATAAGATATGAATTTATGAAAGAATTCACTCTGACATTGATACCAGACAATCAGAGTGAGGCTACCAAGGGCAAGGTTGAAAATGTCAGTTAAGGGTCTTAAAGGGTCTGAATGATTTCATGCATAGAaaatatacagctgtatgGACTATGGAATAATACTTGTCGTTCGATCACGATTTTTCAAATCATTTGTATGTTCAGGAATATACTGTAAACGTGTCACTTTTCCAAAAGACCTGGCGTTTGTCGTTCGCTTTTTCTTGAGGATTTGTGCCAATTCGTTTCTGTTATCAGTCACCccaactgcttgatactgAGTTGTATCGAGCAGATATACCGGGGCTATTCCTGATGACAAGGCAAGAGCTTCATGGGTCATTTTATCTACAATAGTAGTGGTATACAGTTCCTACTGATCCCAAGGACTCGCAGATATGAGCATCTTATTCAAGTTCCTGGTAGCTTTTCAAGCTCCAAAGCCGCTGATATCGTGGTCTGGGATTAGGATTAGCCATACCACCGTCTCACTAATTTGATCCAACTATAGTTACATATTCTACTAATCCTGTGACGGTCTCGTTCAACATAaatatattggtagactatctcaTGGAATACTAGCGTGAgggggaaaagaagaaagaacgctgtgcctgccagcgctgaactatttaatgtgcgaggggcctggccctaaaacagaacaaagaaatcaacacaaaggaatcaaacatgtcatgtgactaagcgagcactcatgctccgtgacaaATCCTTCTAATCTATAAAATTTGGTGTTATTCAAAATCTGCAACCACAAGATCCAAAGTAACAATCAATCCAATATCCCCACTTCGAATCAGCTTCATCCTCTCCATACCATTCCCTCGATAACATATCATAAATATACAATATCGCAAAACACGTCTTGAGATATTGTCGTAAATCCCGTCTGACTTCCTCATTTACATCTCCCAATGGGTCGATTGTACCCATATCCCGCTCTTCACTACCAACACATTGCCTAGACTTCTGTTGGTAGGCCCAAGTATCCGTAACACCCAGTTTATTCCAAAAAGCACGATGAGGAATGTTTTGCGTCGGGTAATCATAGTCTGGGAGGGCTTTTGAGATGAAAAATTGGAAGGAGTACATTTCCAGGAGTGATACCTCCGCCATAGATGTACCGGAATTTAATCTCTTGTGAAAAAGAACCCCATAAACCAAATTAATCAACAGGTACGCCTCCAACGCAAAGTCCGCAACCAACTCCACTCCAAATCCATGACCCCAATGGATATTAGCCAAAGTATGGACAGGAATCTGAGGATGGCGAGATAGAGCGAGTAAAGAAGAAATCGCCTCTCTTGATCTCTCTTTCGCCTCAATATCTTCACTGTTTGCATCTGCGGCGATGATGATCAGCATC from Aspergillus chevalieri M1 DNA, chromosome 2, nearly complete sequence includes:
- a CDS encoding putative copper resistance-associated P-type ATPase (COG:P;~EggNog:ENOG410Q1HB;~InterPro:IPR018303,IPR023298,IPR023299,IPR008250, IPR036412,IPR001757,IPR017969,IPR006121,IPR027256, IPR036163,IPR023214;~PFAM:PF00403,PF00702,PF00122;~TransMembrane:10 (i485-510o534-553i583-606o618-636i780-803o823-851i1115-1138o1144-1167i1179-1201o1227-1249i);~go_component: GO:0016021 - integral component of membrane [Evidence IEA];~go_function: GO:0000166 - nucleotide binding [Evidence IEA];~go_function: GO:0019829 - ATPase-coupled cation transmembrane transporter activity [Evidence IEA];~go_function: GO:0046872 - metal ion binding [Evidence IEA];~go_process: GO:0006812 - cation transport [Evidence IEA];~go_process: GO:0030001 - metal ion transport [Evidence IEA]), translating into MEDKNNGVLGAFGPHFPVHEPRCLRSTFFVSNVHCSSCVAYINDILSDIPAVRGVEVNILTHEVHVRHGVEVGASRLATALIQAAFEVHYVTTYDDIEGSVVSEIDTTLLLPRDSILFSSVRASYPKLPLKNKQHIANCDACRKENQDRLSWSPRPEKNGLFRRESSCISPLAASNRNSFCPDYKREGSDVESLVPGASPVAMEPVQPLDPASLSAPQHMDEEFNARISIGGMSCASCVNTVTNEVKQLEFIKDVVVNLLTNSAMLVYTGPKSNIDKVIDQIEDIGFEASLDEVNAVIQSSRAPNAFVAEIAITGMTCGSCVGTVTGAIEELPFVTHVSVNLLSHSGVVEFEGEDKANSIVEKVEDIGFDASLTSVHPLAAQKDDNDESKPRTVSIHVDGMFCHHCPERVLGSLDRLTDVVIEEPLSIRNPILKLTYTPSPSSFTVRELLSTIDSAHDAFKASVHHPPSVEDRSRAIQLHERRRLLCRLLFVFTVTIPTFLIGVVFMSLVSSNNPTRMYLEQPIWAGSASRMEWSLFIMTTPVMFYGTDIFHVRAMKEIHALWRPGSRVPFLRRFCRFGSMNLLISAGTTVAYLASLAVLIVDAAVGTNKSSQTHSSTYFDTVVFLTLFILAGRFMEAYSKAKTGDAVASLGKLRPPEALLVERSVTPDDEKTEVIRHINVDLLDIGDIVSIPHGASPPADGTVANTTGTYQFDESSLTGESKPVKKAAGDQVYTGSVNVGQPVQIQVSAIGGSSMLDQIISVVREGQSRRAPLERVADLLTSHFVPIITLIAILTFLIWLSLGLSGALPDDYLDVSRGGWTFWSLEFAIAVFVVACPCGLALAAPTALFVGGGLAARHGILVKGGGEAFQEASRLDAIVFDKTGTLTEGGSLKVSEHEVLSNTNDSAEMQVAWTLAKKLEESSNHPIARAIMEFCNGKPAVFVQSSEIQELSGKGMKGVFTVSTLETKDPIQYEAAIGNERLLHELASPVTDTYYISTLLSKYQSAGKSTAILSIRKTKPNSFEKTPFIPVLVFAVSDLIRPEAAQVISDLQKRRVNVYMCTGDNHTTATAVADMVGIPRSNVMANVLPAGKADFVRQIQESSPSDNQKKTRSLVAFIGDGVNDSPALAAADVSIALSTGSDVALSSASFILLNSSLTTILHLVLLSRRVFNRVKMNFGWALVYNLCLIPIAAGVFYPIVSGHRDVMGSNGEVIGMVDTHWRLSPVWAALAMALSSVSVVCSSLALGVEDRVRRFLGKSDI
- the BRF1 gene encoding transcription factor TFIIIB subunit BRF1 (BUSCO:EOG092613QA;~COG:K;~EggNog:ENOG410PFE5;~InterPro:IPR013150,IPR036915,IPR011665,IPR000812, IPR029529,IPR013763;~PFAM:PF07741,PF00382;~go_component: GO:0000126 - transcription factor TFIIIB complex [Evidence IEA];~go_function: GO:0000995 - RNA polymerase III general transcription initiation factor activity [Evidence IEA];~go_function: GO:0017025 - TBP-class protein binding [Evidence IEA];~go_process: GO:0006352 - DNA-templated transcription, initiation [Evidence IEA];~go_process: GO:0006383 - transcription by RNA polymerase III [Evidence IEA];~go_process: GO:0070897 - transcription preinitiation complex assembly [Evidence IEA]), with amino-acid sequence MSARPGMRAPMPSRAGSRAPVGRLASLKPTNPTPIRRPQPIARPQPTKPTTHPKTSTCPNPGCPAPHIVEDDGQKVCSGCGTVISDANIVSEVTFGETSSGAAMVQGTFVGEDQSHVRSYGPGFQRGGNMESREITEQNGNRYINQLSRALIIPESAAKAAGQVFKLAVGLNFIQGRRTKTVAAVCLYIACRRQDGNTTMLIDFADVLMINVFKLGRTYKALLEELRIGGNVFLMNPIDPESLIYRFAKQLEFGSATMQVASEAIRIVQRMNRDWMTTGRRPAGVCGAALILAARMNNFRRTVREVVYVVKVTEITISQRLNEFSSTESGELTVDQFRSVQLENAHDPPSFTRAREGRKPGRRIKRKAPETAAEIEDDEYEEPPERRVDADGFAIPSLPIDPALRNAATGRRQSASSAVSDVSEAGEESLTSKPGQTKGSKPKSVPFQPSAEQVASENALENEMTAFLAKGSSMVETASHPAQGQDTNRRFISDSTEIDASEFESDPEVANCLLAPLEVEIKERIWVHENKDYLRTQQAKALKRALIEADSGPGVHKPRKRRRGRMGDVTYLEGEGEDGDGRSTRASTPAEATRRMLERRGFSKKINYRLLDSLYGEEGTETKPDGASRSQSVVSGRNVSVEPEPAPPRTGVFTPSATAKPTASPAPRPGPAPARATAPQASKQPNEEVLGPASGPNNNEEVVGEAPGNEDDYDEEDDEEEDGDDGVDAAFAGNYGDYYDDNSDGYDSD